The proteins below come from a single Corylus avellana chromosome ca3, CavTom2PMs-1.0 genomic window:
- the LOC132176632 gene encoding putative RNA methyltransferase At5g10620 isoform X1, translating into MPSYIWRYQILLSGRHGFGFTLFSLSSSLGAANGHLVLCQSSHKGLQSSSSNARAQVDDEDAAVMNLIKSDDWVVMLDENGQDIGSERMAELVGDAGNTGASRLSFCIGGPYGHGRQLRKRANLSIKLSTLVLNHQIAVLVLMEQLYRLTHSGISNGLLKMGLIMKIKCYLLHLINIFSCFPVKIH; encoded by the exons ATGCCCTCTTATATTTGGAG ATACCAAATCCTTCTATCGGGTCGACATGGGTTCGGGTTCACTCTCTTTAGCCTTTCCTCCTCTCTCGGCGCCGCCAATGGCCATCTCGTCCTTTGCCAGTCTTCACACAAAGGGCTCCAATCTTCTTCCAG TAATGCAAGGGCTCAGGTCGATGACGAGGACGCGGCTGTCATGAACCTTATCAAGTCTGATGACTGG GTTGTGATGTTGGATGAGAATGGACAAGACATTGGGTCTGAGCGGATGGCTGAGTTAGTGGGGGATGCCGGGAATACA ggAGCTTCTAGATTATCATTTTGCATAGGTGGACCCTATGGTCATGGACGACAATTGCGCAAGCGAGCTAACTTATCAATCAAGTTGTCTACGTTGGTCTTGAATCATCAGATTGCAGTGCTTGTGCTGATGGAACAGCTGTATAG ACTGACACATTCTGGCATCTCTAATGGACTTTTGAAGATGGGGCTCATCATGAAGATTAAATGTTACTTGCTGCATTTGATAAATATCTTCAGTTGCTTCCCGGTGAAAATCCACTAA
- the LOC132176632 gene encoding putative RNA methyltransferase At5g10620 isoform X2 — protein sequence MPSYIWSNARAQVDDEDAAVMNLIKSDDWVVMLDENGQDIGSERMAELVGDAGNTGASRLSFCIGGPYGHGRQLRKRANLSIKLSTLVLNHQIAVLVLMEQLYRLTHSGISNGLLKMGLIMKIKCYLLHLINIFSCFPVKIH from the exons ATGCCCTCTTATATTTGGAG TAATGCAAGGGCTCAGGTCGATGACGAGGACGCGGCTGTCATGAACCTTATCAAGTCTGATGACTGG GTTGTGATGTTGGATGAGAATGGACAAGACATTGGGTCTGAGCGGATGGCTGAGTTAGTGGGGGATGCCGGGAATACA ggAGCTTCTAGATTATCATTTTGCATAGGTGGACCCTATGGTCATGGACGACAATTGCGCAAGCGAGCTAACTTATCAATCAAGTTGTCTACGTTGGTCTTGAATCATCAGATTGCAGTGCTTGTGCTGATGGAACAGCTGTATAG ACTGACACATTCTGGCATCTCTAATGGACTTTTGAAGATGGGGCTCATCATGAAGATTAAATGTTACTTGCTGCATTTGATAAATATCTTCAGTTGCTTCCCGGTGAAAATCCACTAA